The proteins below come from a single Pleuronectes platessa chromosome 3, fPlePla1.1, whole genome shotgun sequence genomic window:
- the LOC128437205 gene encoding uncharacterized protein LOC128437205, producing MKWFTVRWENNKMVPDQIVADGKHVIISEESDFTMTINDLRESDTNTYCCGDVNDKQTKCEWGEIQLLVADLQVKVFPATGEKTVSLMCSSSCPLTERPVVYIWYKNTEFLYEDLSPWYQELISSEESVTYSCAVKGYEHLRAPEVSVDSLTSACFTVTYAKGRMCSNQQRPEDEPCSITYPRGEVSQIITHKHTPNPIGLNPLNNVFTI from the exons ATGAAATGGTTCACTGTTCGCTGGGAGAACAACAAGATGGTTCCAGATCAGATCGTTGCAGACGGAAAACATGTGATCATATCTGAAGAGAGCGACTTCACTATGACGATCAATGATCTGAGAGAGAGTGATACAAACACTTACTGTTGTGGTGACgttaatgacaaacaaacaaaatgtgagTGGGGGGAAATTCAGCTCCTTGTTGCAG ACCTGCAGGTGAAGGTGTTTCCTGCCAcaggagaaaagacagtgtccctgatgtgcagcagcagttgtcCTCTGACTGAAAGACCTGTGGTCTATATCTGGTACaagaacacagagtttctctatgAGGACTTGTCTCCTTGGTATCAGGAGCTAATCAGCAGCGAGGAATCAGTCACATACTCCTGTGCTGTCAAAGGCTACGAGCATCTCAGAGCCCCTGAAGTCTCAGTGG ATTCTCTCACATCAGCCTGCTTCACTGTGACCTATGCTAAAGGCAGAATGTGCTCAAATCAGCAGAGACCAGAAGATGAGCCATGCTCCATCACATATCCCAGAGGTGAAGTTTCACAaataattacacacaaacacactcccaaCCCCATAGGTCTAAAtcctttaaataatgttttcacaatttaa